One part of the Cellvibrionales bacterium genome encodes these proteins:
- a CDS encoding cell envelope integrity protein TolA, giving the protein MSEVRDDSLIRPLWASVGLHALIVALMTVSWLWHTEQKVMAPPAMMKAALVYAPKSTMPQQRTQTEKTEKTKPKPEPPKPEPPKPEVVKPKEKPPEIKPVDKPSPVVVKPEPPKPEPKKPEPKKTEPKKNRTTKTQSRTEKTA; this is encoded by the coding sequence GTGTCTGAGGTGCGCGACGACAGCCTGATACGCCCGCTGTGGGCAAGTGTAGGTTTGCACGCGTTGATCGTGGCTCTAATGACGGTGAGTTGGTTGTGGCACACCGAACAAAAAGTGATGGCACCGCCGGCGATGATGAAAGCGGCCTTGGTGTACGCGCCTAAATCCACCATGCCGCAACAGCGTACACAAACAGAAAAAACCGAAAAAACCAAACCGAAACCTGAGCCACCGAAGCCCGAGCCGCCGAAACCGGAAGTGGTAAAGCCAAAAGAAAAGCCGCCGGAAATTAAACCGGTAGATAAACCTTCGCCCGTGGTTGTCAAACCAGAGCCGCCTAAACCGGAGCCTAAAAAGCCAGAGCCAAAGAAAACGGAGCCGAAAAAAAACAGAACCACCAAAACCCAAAGTAGAACCGAAAAAACAGCCTGA
- the tolR gene encoding protein TolR, protein MRRRKKHEQKAEINVVPWIDVCLVLLIVFMVTAPLLMQGVEVQLPQASTELMDTQEEPLIVSVKQDKTFYINLGADQNAAQPLTAIAEQVQKVRVNKPKTPVLVWGDARVDYGTVVEVMGALQAVGVENVGLVTEPPSSAPAKK, encoded by the coding sequence GTGAGACGGCGCAAAAAGCACGAACAAAAAGCCGAGATCAATGTCGTTCCGTGGATTGATGTCTGCTTAGTTTTGTTGATTGTATTCATGGTGACAGCGCCGCTGCTGATGCAAGGTGTAGAAGTGCAGTTGCCGCAAGCCAGCACCGAGCTAATGGATACACAGGAAGAACCACTGATTGTGTCCGTGAAGCAGGACAAAACTTTTTATATCAATCTCGGTGCGGATCAAAACGCGGCACAGCCTTTGACGGCGATTGCCGAACAAGTGCAAAAAGTGCGCGTCAACAAACCTAAAACACCGGTGTTGGTGTGGGGCGATGCACGCGTGGATTACGGCACCGTGGTGGAAGTGATGGGCGCCTTGCAAGCCGTGGGTGTTGAAAATGTGGGCTTGGTGACCGAGCCGCCATCTTCTGCGCCGGCAAAAAAATGA